The DNA sequence GGTTGGTTGAAGGCACCTGAAgggacaatgaaataaaaaaatatataattcagCTATCTTAGGTGACACCTGACAGTTTAAGACAATTCTCTCCTCCCACCTCTGCACTGCACATATGATCTTCTTATCTAAGTAGACGTCATAGTAAACAAGCATACATATCAAAATGTCAGAGAATTACTTTAAAGAGGACTTATTATACTCATTTTTAGGTTCATGCTTGCATTCAAGGTTTATACTAGGACGTGTTAACATGCTTTGATGTTAATATGTCCTTCTggtgtctgtgctggaacacgtattcaccctctgtctgagacgctCCGTTTTAGCGTCTGTCTCTTTAAGTCCCCCTCCAGAAAAAGTCCAGTCTTCCATATCTCTGCATCTCTGCACGGTTGTTGCAGTGTAATGCAGAATAGCGGCACTTTGTAGCTtgaaaaaatcaccaataaaagcttccaaACATAaacagacatgttccagcaagaATATGATCCGCAGTCAGGGAGAAAttcacaacatcagcaaccaagattacatgtttccctgatgttagcatgtagcttcatgaagaagaggagacagatgaggtcacatagacctgacctttaaccactaaaatataatcagttcattgttaaacCGAAGTGGATAttaatgccaaatttgaagaaattcccttgaggtgtacttgagatatcgtgttgaCAAGGATGGGACGGCCATGGCTATCACTGGTGTGGATGCATAGAAATGTTGGAAACTGAGTGTTCAaaacaagtggcaacctctgggaCTGAAAAATTAGCCAACACTGAAtggtcacttgaggctggctccagaagccagtcaatctccccagacccccatgttaaaatgcccaactttacagcagaaatcaacatgtttacagcctggtagaaaacatggttttggtctctattgTTTATTTCTCCATTCATGGCAACTgcacagggggtgaatttttatataactcacccatttatattttgttaaggTTTAacgttatgcataattaagggcgggccactttgagtgacaggacTGCTGATCATGTCCTCGGTTTCTCAGTCAGACAGAAATATATCTCTTCAATCTTCTCCTGTTTTTCCCCATCATCATAAAACTAGCTTGCACTCACAAACGTCTTCATATTTGGTAGGATGCAGATTCTCCACCTTGGGGAGCTGCTCAGTCACTAACCAGTTCTACACCTGCCAACCTGCACCACATACAGGAAGGGAAAGGAATAGCAGCAGAAGTTTACAGTTGCAGATGTAGACATGTTAGAAGTTGCTGCATCTGCAATTTTGAGGTTTTCACATTTGTATCAGCTCTTGGCTGAAATATTAGAATTACTCACAACAGAACACGACTGTGTCATACTAAACTCTTTATATATCTCTATGACCAAGACTTTAATTGATTCAGTATTTTCACTTGACTATCATACAAGCTGTCTGTAAGAATAGTCACCTTATTTATTCTACCAATAAAGCAGAGATTAGAAATCAGTtcaaaaacacccacgtttatGGTTCAATCACTCAACAGTAAAACAGACCTTTGTCAACCTACATTGCTTTTATAGTTTAGTTTCTTTTCCTTTCGCTTTGGGAGAGtggtttaaacatttttttttaatttcaatttattttttatgcctTGCATCCCTCTTGTTTTCTCTGATAAAGAAAACTGCGATCCTTTATGGCCAACTTACAATTCTACGGGGGGTGGTGggtgtttgtttctcaaaaatacttttaaatagACTATCAGTTCAAATCACATGTGAATATCCCAAATGGGAAACAAATGTCTAAGTGACTGAGTGAGAGGCCATTTCTGTTTGATTGTCGGTACCTGATTGGTAGATGCTTTGAGGACTGTTGTTCCTCTTGGCTCTCAGACTGCCTCCTTCTTTCCCGGTCACTCTGATGGGCAGCACCTGGCTTACGTCTAAACCAGCTGGATGTAGAAAGACAGGACTGGGCTAAGTGTTGTAACTATGAAAGCTGACGCACTAACCACTAACTAAtctttaagacatttaaatctGATGGCTGATTTAGCTTATTATCACTGTTGTGCAAAAACTAGGCCCACTGCTGATGAATAGTGTTTTCTAAAAGTTTCAGTTGCTGCTAAATGTTTCAAACCAACatataataaataatgtgaCAGTTTTGTTCATTAAGGAAAAGAAGAACATCTGCTCACGTACTCCCACAAAAGTATTATCAAGCCATTTTGATCCTGTTTGAAtcttcatcaggtcaaaatgttcacatgctttataacaatcattttaaaacttgttactgaaaaagaaaatgtacaacCATCTAAAAATTAAGTCAACCCTTGTACTTAAACATGTAAGCAGGCCTGTATCCTGACCTGCACTGTGCGTCCTCTGGTGGGACCCCTTTGTCTTGAAGCCTTTCTCCTTTCCTTTGGGCTGAGCAGCCAGCTTGGTGGGGATCTGCTGCTGCACGGGAGCAGGCTTGTACTCCTGGTTGGTGGTGCTGATCAGGTGGACGGGCAGCTCAGGCTTGACCGGCATGGGGCTGATGCTCTCCCTGCGCGGTGGAACCTTTGGAGGAATTTCGCTGGCGTTGGTGGGCAATATTTGGGTCTTTGGAATTAAGGTTCCACCTCCATTCACTATGCTCCCCCTGAACGACTGGTAACTGGAGAGACTCCAGAACTGGGGAGGAAGAGCACACATAAATTCAAACTCTGCTATTTCAGAGCCTAATTACCTGATCTCCCCTTTATGAACTTTAACTACTGACTCTAGTGCTTCTTTTGGGGATTATCTAATTTACTACAACATTCTAATACTTTATGtaatttttcttaaaatatttaatcacatttaaaatatgttttaaatgtaCTTAAGTCAATGCCATTGTTGAGTTCAAATATTGTCACACAGACCTGTTGTTGCCTCCCTAGATTATACTTTGTGATGAAcagataaatacacaataatgtGAATAAATATTCAATCAATAAGATTCTCGTCCTCTTTCTCACTTGTGAAGGATCATCATAGTGTCCTGGGATGTActtctttattttctcctgCAGCTGCTCTAGACGCTTCATCTCCTGATTCAGACGCTCCTTGTCCTTGTCCACTGATTTTGTGGACTCCCTCAGCCTCTCCAGGTCCTGCTGATAGTCCTCCTTCAACTTCTCCAGCTCAGCCCTCTCTTCACTGAGCTTCTCCTCCCACTGTCGGcagtcctcctccctctgttgcAGCTGAGCCTCCAGCGCCTCGATCTGCATCCTCTGTCGCTCACTCTCCTTCTCCCAGCGCTGCTGCTCCTCTTGATGCTGCGCCTGCAGCTTGTGCAAGTTGGCGAGTTCCTCCTTCTGCTTCTTCAAGTTGCGCTGCTTCTCCTGCTCCAGCAGCAAGCTGCTGTAATCACGAGCGCGCTGCTTGCTCTTTGTCTGGAAAGCGTGCTGCAGCTCAATCTGGCTGTCCTGCTGGGTGATGATTGCCTGCAAGTTGAAGGATTGAAGGAACACTCAATTTATGGCATTCAATTATCTCTACGAATGTAGCCAAAGACCAAAAATTCAAAGATTTTTTTGCAAGAAACAATTTACAATGTCTTACTTCTAGGCTGTACAGCCTCTGCCCCAGCAGTATCACTCTATCATACACctacagagaaaaataaagcacACAGAAAGACTTGCAGTGACAGATACATATTTCTGTACAAGTGACTACAGATAGTAATTAACAGAATGAGTATTAAAAGGGTTACCTCTGCCTCAGGTACATTACTGGAGGTTAAATTGCTGTCTGGCATATCGTCATCAGCCTGGAAGCAAAATAGCACAAGTAATGTAAATACTTAATGTTTTATCACAAAATGGAAATAGGGATTGGATCCTTTACATCAATCTCACTCACATAGTGTTCCAGGGCCTCACAGCTGTGACTCTTGTGGAACTGAGAGTCAGTATTGTCGAAGCTGTGACTGATGTACACCAGATTGCCCTCGCTGCCGCCTGGCCTCTCAGCTGCGTCTCCATCTAAAAGAATGAAATCAACAAAGTCAACAGCCATCATGTATTCAATATGAGTAGAGTCACCTATTTTCTGCAGGTGATACTATTTATTGTACAggtacaaacagcagcagcagcttctttTGCAGCTCAGAAAGATTTAAAAGGagttttggtgtttgttgtGGGGAAACCAAAGGCAATGGctgtttaaaacaaataataaaacactgtATTATATACCAAAAGTGACCCATATGCAAACTTTCCTGATGTATGATGCAAGAGTTTAAAAGAAAGTTTTGTCAAATTCCCCGACAACCTCTACCACATACATGCATGTCAAAATTTCCTGACGTAGATCCTGTAAGCTGCACATTGAAGAGAACCTTCTGTATTTttcctggaccctattttcccatgttttgtgtctaagtgactaacaatttttaaaattggtccagtattgaggcAGACCGCTCCAGCCACAGCAGCGAAACAAGCCGCAGTGTAATCCCTATGGGCAATTATTCACCGTCAATTTAAATCCACTGAAGTGCTtctttttgccactgataggcTTAGAACGTTATTGCAAGTGTCCGATAACGTTATGGAAAAGACCCTTtagagaaatgaaatgtttccAAGAAATTAAATGTTCCTCTGTACCTTTccttggtctgtttgttattgtgactCAGGAGAAGTCTCTCTAAAATCTTGAGAGAAATGACTTGTTTGAGGAAAAACAACGCTGGTAATGTTAGTcagagttggagagaggagtgccAGGAAAAGTTTGTTGTGGTGAAGTACAGAAAGCTTCATGTTAACCTCAAAACGTACTGATGTAATGGTTGAATATTTAGCTGGTTTTGACAATGTGGAGAAGAGAATATCGGAACAAGACTTCTCCTCAATCAAACGTTGGttacacacaataacaaacagactagatcagtgaaaggtaaagaaaaaaggttTCATTTCTCCgatcctttctataatgttACCAGACACTACTAAAAACAATCTGAGCTTGTCAGTGGcgaaaacaagcacttttaatggacggAAATTGAGGCTGCACAGCTGCCAGTAGGGATTATATTGCAGCCTGTTGtgctgctgtggctgcagcGGTCTCGCTCAGAACTGGGCCAGTTTCAAAACTGCTCTCTCCATTAGCCACTTAGatataaaaacatgggaaaatagggtccaggttaaaaaacacagaagtttccctttaataaataaaactcaTTCTTTTGTCAGCCTGTCACTGCATATACTAGCCATGTTTTACTTGGTCTTGTCACTGTCAACACCCTAACGTCAAAACATACATGAAACGAGGTAATGTCACAACCTTGTTAGTTTTATGTCGGCTTACTTTGCATAGTGCTTGCACCAAGGCTACTGTCGACCCCTCCAAAGGTCTGGGCCCTCCTGAGCCGGCCCCCATGTATCTTACTCTCATCCAAAAGAAGGTTTGGGTCTTTAATTCTTGAGGAGAGCAGGTTCTGCAGGTTTTCCACtgcagacaaaagaaaaaaacaactcctTAATCTCCTCCTTAAAATACGCCATCAGTGCTCTCTGAGTCATGACTTGGCTGTCTGGGAAACAGAGCACAGTTTATTTCACCTTTACTTCTGTGTAAATTCAAATACGGACTCTAACCAATGCATACACATACTAAATACTTGCCTAATTATTCCACCCTTGACCAACAAGAGAGTCACAAAACTGAGGCTACCTCTATAAAAACAGAGAGCCGAAACTGTTTTGCTCTTACCCTCATTGATGGCTCCTCTGAGCAGTGTCCCCCCCTGCTGGAGGTCAGTGGCATCTCCTCGGAGTAGCAGCCCTTTGTGGGGGGTTTCCTGCTCTGTCACAGTCTCGTAGAGAGCAGCAAAGATCTGTTGCTTCTCTGTCAGACTTTGCAGTATCTGGTCATCCCTCATCTTTAGCATATCTAAAGAGACACAGCATTAAATTAACATTATTGTCTAATCAATTCAGTGAAAatgcagagagaaaacaaattGATTGGACAGCATCCTCTTGGGGAGCCATACGTTATGGCTCCAACACTGGCAGGGTCTGAAAGTCTATGTTCTTGTGATATTTTCattaactttaaataaaaatgttcgAATAGTTTTCACCCCTTTTACTAAGTAAGTAAGCTGACTGAGCATGGTGGCCCTTTTCCAATGATTCCTGCTTTGTATAGTGCACATAAACAAGGAAAAACATGAATGCCAATATATTCATTTTTCccatatttttaatattaaaatcaaGTATCggctctgattttttttttgaaatatatattttctaaaatatCTTGTATTGACattaataaaaatcaaaacaaaaggacaagacaaaaacatcatacaaaaaaaacaaaaaaacccagacaTGCTCACACTGATATTTGTAAACTAAGCTAATATTACAGAATGCAACATTCAAACCAACAAGATCATTATCAGTTAGAGCAGTTTGTTGAAGTTTCACTTTAATCTGAAGACAGCCTTCTCTATTTCTTtatgaaaatccaacaataTGATAAAGGTTTTTCGCTCACATGATTCAATCTGTACCCAGTCAAATACCTCAAAACAAATACCTCTCCCTACAAAGGAAATCAGTAGCCACAGAATTACATAATTAGAAGTTTCAGAGGACTGTTAAGACCCTTAAGTTTGGCTCCTTATGAAAGTGGCTTGCATTTGATTTTTGGCGAAACTCCGTGAAACAGGGACACCAGTGAGCCGTTTGCTATGCACATGTGGGTAGAAAAATTTGTGCACTAGCTGGACCATTTTTTGGTGGAAGAGATAATCGAATGAAAGTGTCTCATAGTCAACAAATAATCACATTCTGAATTGTACGTAAAAGAGAACCACCGGCTGTCTTACCTTGAAAGTGTTGCAGTCTGGCAGTCAGTTCACGGTACAGCTCCTCCTGTGGGTAGCTGATATACACAGACATCTTAGTCAGTATTGTCTATCTAAATTTATATCTGAATTTTGACCTGTCCAAAGATTTTGAAACGGCACATAACTTCCAAATGGATTCATAGACCTGCCCAAGATTGTGTGGAGAGACTGATCAGTAGGGGTGAGTAAGCccaaaaaaatggttttgaactgacaccaagaattatggGGCCAGAATCACTGATCAATACTTGTTAATATTAAAAgcgttttatttactttaatggAGGGGAGAGCAGTGTGTCGTGATTTACAAGGTGAATTATCACTCTgctaaaataaaagccaattACAGTTTGAAATGTAAAACTGAGCAACACTGAAGACCcgatttaaataaaatattaatttcactACAATATACCTGGATACATGGATATACCAATATGACTCCcggaaaattaatttaaaaaaatgtgatggccagattttaaaaaaatatttatagagGAATTTTATGCTACGATGCTATGACAACATTTGAGCACATTTatgttcaaaagaaaaaagtatcttTTTCACTTTAGAAATTTAATGTGATTTGCATCATCTTCAAGCCAAAATGTATTTACTACAGATAAGGCAACAAGAATTTCAGTAATTGCTATTTGAAGGATGTTTTGCCCCTAAAACAGAACTCAATGAGCACGGTTACATGCGCACAATAATCAGTTGGGAACTGGGAATAATCAGGTAATGGTAATAATCCGATTTGATGCGTTTATGTGAACTTCAATAATCTGATAATCAGAAAAACCTGGTTTACATGATTCACTCCTTCAGTTTACATGACATAAAACTcaaacttcctgttacagtaggTACTCATATCCTTGAAAAACCTTGAAATGTACGCAAGTCATATATTTGCAGAATAAAGCACTCATCATGCTGACAGCTTATAttcttacagtactgtttgtttttatcattaacaaatacatgtgagagcattctaatgtgtagtttatcaatgcggagccaattttacatactttGGGTAGATTCGGAGTAAaattatattgtattgtatataaacttgtctcacaaagtgcataacataagtaagataaaataaaagtgacaatttaaacactgagaatataaaaatatattattttatgtaaaatctttatctgaaaggaaacaaaagctgtCAGATTAACATAGTGGGgtagaaagtacaatatttccctctaaaatgtagtggagtgggagtataaaatagcaaaacccaaaagaaaccagattaaagtgtatacatgcacagaATAATCTGACTATTGGGGAAAAAGCTAGATGTGTTTATCTGATTTCATAATCATAATCAGATAAtggcttttatctgataaagcctatcggattatgctgtttacatgaccacttgaataatcaggtaactccagatatcagataatgatcggtttattagtgtgcatgtaaacgcgctCAATAATGAGGCTCTTATTTCAGTCTTTGAACTACCACCAGGTAGCAATGCTACTTAAACTGGGCAGTTGCAACTACTCTATGAAACATTCATACAGTTGTAATAAGAAAACTGAGTTGCACTTTCCAATAAAACTATTTCTGCTCTCTTCCTAGATGACCTCAGCTTACCTGTTCACGGCTTCCCTTATCAGCGCTGTCCATGTTATGCATTCCTCTTGGGAGCGTGCGTGAATCTCATACATCTCGGGCATGCTGACGGTGCACGCACAGATAAGGTACATGGCTTTGCCCTCATGAGCCACTTCCCTGACTATCAGCCTTTGAAGGGAGATCACTGGTGGTTTGTTCTCCTGCAGGAGCCACGATAACACAGCAAATGTTATTATTCTTCAAATAATTATTACAATCGGTCCTAGATTATTACATCATATCATTTCAagtctattttattattatcatttgtAGTCCATCATCACAAATCAGAAATCTGCCTAAAAGGACTTTTGATATATGTGTCAAGATTTGATGTACCTTGatacaataataaaaagaagTCTGTGTCTTAGACTGAAaaggatagtttggattttttttaaatagggttgtatggggtacctGTCCATAGTCAGGGTATTACTTACAGTAAATGTCAGTTGGCACACCTCTAATTTGGAGAAGTAGGCAGGAGTTCGACATGGAAGCTAAGGATGGATGGGGGTCaacaacaaaatgcattttgaGCCACCTACAAGAAGGCCCACTTAAAACAATCAGTAATAGTTTAACTACATTatactgagagtattttcactgcttaacctttctgtcagacagcctatTTTGATGGGGAAACTGTTattggcttcagttccccatcagtgccctcatcaaagccaccagactccattgagaaaaacagtcattttagctcactgagCACCAGAGCTGCTCGCCTTCCACTTcttcgatcagttagttaggttgtgttactgtgtaactttggtgaatccgaaaTAACCCTCTTAAACGCCAAAGTCACaatataacacaaactaactgatcgaggcagcagtaaatcagcagctcctgttttagttccatgaactaaaatgactgtttttggcAGTGGCTTTGTAGAGATTAATATAACAGCTATACTTTCCAGTTGGAagtcactgtctgacattaactTAACACAGTggaaatattataaatatagtgtacacttaaagtgatattgatttttatttatttcggCAGGACTTATTTTAGGTTACTGAAATactttttgttgctgacccccatctgcagcagtacattgcttaactGCCATGttgtactccagcctgcttctccaaactgggggcgtgctgactgacacctactgtatgtaatataccaTCTATAGATAAGTACCCCatataaccccacttcaaaaaatctgaactattcctttaatactGCTTCTGTCCATGAAGAAAAACTGGACAAAGATATGATATAAAATGGTTATGTAAAAATAATACAGTGGggagtgaaaaaaatgcacgTTGGGTGGAACTCACCACAGCAGCAAAGACAAGCTTCTGATCTTTCTCTTGTAAGAGGAGGAGCAcgtctgacagcagcacagcatggATGTCTGCGGGGAGACATAAACGTTTCTCAGCATCGAAACAACAGAAGAGCTTGATGTTGTGACTCAAGCTGTCATGCGAGGTGGACTTGTTTTGTAACTGTTAATAACTGACATCCCAATAATGACATGAAGATATGCTGCTCTACTGGCTCTCTGAGTATTTTGGATTTCACAATAGCAATTTGGCCCGAAGTTGAACCTCATATTAAAACACTAAGTAAACAAGTATCAACAAATGTTGTTGCTATAATACTGCAGTAATCCACTGAGCTATCAGTCACTTGAAGCATCTTCCTTTAAAGTGTCATCAAAATCAGACCAGTGTGCACACTTTGGTTTACAATTTGAACTGTGGTGACCCCATCAGGGCAGTGTGAAAGAGTAGTTCAAGGAGAAATTTGAAGACACAAAGAACCATAAAAATTGCTGTAATTACTGTAACTTTATGTCTTGTTCCAcgttcttatttatttattaatttgtttatttgacagGGACAACACTGCAAGCTTTGTTAAATGCAGATAAAAAATACACTGTATGTAGGGCACTAACGATCTCAGCACAACACATAACCATGTAATAAATCTGTCAGTTAATTATCATCTCTTACACATAAGGAAATAAAACTGTTTAATCAGCCAGGTAATGCTCTGAATGAGCCAAGTCGTCAGGGAGGTTGTTCAAGTCAGATTAGCCTATGAACAAAATATTCATAATGTAATTCATTGAAGAATTGTTTCCACTGCAGTGCAGGAAAACCACACTGATCATCAGACCATTAGTCTCATTAGTTTTCAGCTTATATTTTCAGCCATAAGCCGGGCTGGGCGATATAGCTTaaaataatattgtgatatttttaggCAATATCATGATACTCAATATATATcttgatattttgaaatctcaaCTAAAGTACTGTAGACttctaaaatacaaaatgaattattacaataaagttaaatgaagtagCTACCGTcatataataaagttaaaaaaaaaaactgttataaTCAAGGTGAATAATGTATTGTTATAGTTTCATTTTGAAGCAGCCAACACGTCTCAGGCTGGAAGTGTTGATTGCTTTTGTTGTGAACTTGACGCCTCTGGTTAACAGTTGtttttagcagttagcagaacattaaactgttaaagcagTACCTTTAAACGTGTTTTTATATAACTGTAAGCTGGAAACAAAATCAGAGCCATaggagagagcaagagaacTGAAACGCTGAAGCAAGTCTCAAAAATGATGTGAAAATTTATACTCTATGTTTGCGatatagtcattttatacatACCACTTGGAGCAAGCCGTGATACATCCAATATTATAGATATATCACCCACCTCTAGTTGCTGGCCATAGAACATCTAATAAACATTTTACCTGTGATCTCAATGGTCATTAGCTATGCCAAAAACAAATGGTCACAATGTCACAAACCTTTCTGTCTACCGGAGGTCTTCAAGGTGACGGCTCCTTCGTGCAGCAGTGTCCTGTTTCCCTGGAGCAGATCCTCCCTGCGGAGCACCCGGCCGTCCTTCAGCCGGCCCTGAGACTTTGGTTCCAGGCGCAGGCCGATCTCTCTCAGGCGAGCAACTTTCTCGTATTCACAGACCTGAGCGTTCACCTGGGAGATGGTGTCTTTAATCAGCGTCAAACCCTGTACCAGAGACTTGTATTCGTCTGTGTCAGCTGAAAGGAGCACGAAACACATTAATCTACCAGTCTCTATTTATAAATATGAAAAGATTTTATATATTGGACCATTCTAGTCAGCATTTGTGTCACCAACAAATCGAATTTCAGTGATTTCAGTTTGTCAAAGGCTGAGGACAGAATGTAACAACTATAAAGATGTGTTGAGATGCAGGTAAGTAATAAGAGGTGAGATTTTACCTTCAGTGTTCTGTATGATTCGCTCCACCAGTACGGGATATTTTGTGATGCGTTGAGTCACCAACAGAAAACATTCAGGGATACCCAACCTTCGCACCAGGGGCAGCTGACCTATTttctgttgaaataaaaaaaagaaaagcttttgtttttgaAGACTTGCATCATTCCTCTcagagtgttttctttttgttagcTGCATCATTCTTTGTAGAACGTCTCGTAGA is a window from the Epinephelus fuscoguttatus linkage group LG15, E.fuscoguttatus.final_Chr_v1 genome containing:
- the arhgef18a gene encoding rho guanine nucleotide exchange factor 18a isoform X2, which produces MTVTPEKHSAQPGSSSYSNTVSRSGAVQMDETDGLRLKHSSAEDSLSLSSLAEPINLEDSHYAMLQGEIDSDHQNLEAESWSVAVDQNYLKALNKEAVKRQDVIYELIQTEMHHVRTLKILLHVYMHELRQSLLIEEAKLERLFLGVENLLALHQLFLNRLKMRQNQSQEEESPNNYQITQLGDILISQFSGALGEGMMEWYSVFCSHQNESVSFYKEQLQNNKKIQILMRKIGQLPLVRRLGIPECFLLVTQRITKYPVLVERIIQNTEADTDEYKSLVQGLTLIKDTISQVNAQVCEYEKVARLREIGLRLEPKSQGRLKDGRVLRREDLLQGNRTLLHEGAVTLKTSGRQKDIHAVLLSDVLLLLQEKDQKLVFAAVENKPPVISLQRLIVREVAHEGKAMYLICACTVSMPEMYEIHARSQEECITWTALIREAVNSYPQEELYRELTARLQHFQDMLKMRDDQILQSLTEKQQIFAALYETVTEQETPHKGLLLRGDATDLQQGGTLLRGAINEVENLQNLLSSRIKDPNLLLDESKIHGGRLRRAQTFGGVDSSLGASTMQNGDAAERPGGSEGNLVYISHSFDNTDSQFHKSHSCEALEHYADDDMPDSNLTSSNVPEAEVYDRVILLGQRLYSLEAIITQQDSQIELQHAFQTKSKQRARDYSSLLLEQEKQRNLKKQKEELANLHKLQAQHQEEQQRWEKESERQRMQIEALEAQLQQREEDCRQWEEKLSEERAELEKLKEDYQQDLERLRESTKSVDKDKERLNQEMKRLEQLQEKIKKYIPGHYDDPSQFWSLSSYQSFRGSIVNGGGTLIPKTQILPTNASEIPPKVPPRRESISPMPVKPELPVHLISTTNQEYKPAPVQQQIPTKLAAQPKGKEKGFKTKGSHQRTHSAGAFNQPDSAHSVKISQSFSTNKRSSNETPPPPPPFPKEVLETGKEKEIFL
- the arhgef18a gene encoding rho guanine nucleotide exchange factor 18a isoform X1, with amino-acid sequence MTVTPEKHSAQPGSSSYSNTVSRSGAVQMDETDGLRLKHSSAEDSLSLSSLAEPINLEDSHYAMLQGEIDSDHQNLEAESWSVAVDQNYLKALNKEAVKRQDVIYELIQTEMHHVRTLKILLHVYMHELRQSLLIEEAKLERLFLGVENLLALHQLFLNRLKMRQNQSQEEESPNNYQITQLGDILISQFSGALGEGMMEWYSVFCSHQNESVSFYKEQLQNNKKIQILMRKIGQLPLVRRLGIPECFLLVTQRITKYPVLVERIIQNTEADTDEYKSLVQGLTLIKDTISQVNAQVCEYEKVARLREIGLRLEPKSQGRLKDGRVLRREDLLQGNRTLLHEGAVTLKTSGRQKDIHAVLLSDVLLLLQEKDQKLVFAAVENKPPVISLQRLIVREVAHEGKAMYLICACTVSMPEMYEIHARSQEECITWTALIREAVNSYPQEELYRELTARLQHFQDMLKMRDDQILQSLTEKQQIFAALYETVTEQETPHKGLLLRGDATDLQQGGTLLRGAINEVENLQNLLSSRIKDPNLLLDESKIHGGRLRRAQTFGGVDSSLGASTMQNGDAAERPGGSEGNLVYISHSFDNTDSQFHKSHSCEALEHYADDDMPDSNLTSSNVPEAEVYDRVILLGQRLYSLEAIITQQDSQIELQHAFQTKSKQRARDYSSLLLEQEKQRNLKKQKEELANLHKLQAQHQEEQQRWEKESERQRMQIEALEAQLQQREEDCRQWEEKLSEERAELEKLKEDYQQDLERLRESTKSVDKDKERLNQEMKRLEQLQEKIKKYIPGHYDDPSQFWSLSSYQSFRGSIVNGGGTLIPKTQILPTNASEIPPKVPPRRESISPMPVKPELPVHLISTTNQEYKPAPVQQQIPTKLAAQPKGKEKGFKTKGSHQRTHSAAGLDVSQVLPIRVTGKEGGSLRAKRNNSPQSIYQSGAFNQPDSAHSVKISQSFSTNKRSSNETPPPPPPFPKEVLETGKEKEIFL